CGACGAGCAGTTCTACGACCCAAACGCAGGCCACTAGCCCAGGAGACCAGCTCGTACCGCATCGTCCGGGCAACTCAGCCGCTCGAGCTGGAAGTGTCCATCCTGCTGCACGTGTGCCCCCAAGCGGTTGGCGCCGACTTTGTCAATGGAAACCACATCGCGGATGAACGACCGATGCTGTTGGTCCATGGAATGGCTGGGTACACGAAGACCGGCATCATCGGCCGCCCCTCGGCTGGCACCGCCGACAAGGGCCGAGCCCTACTGGCAAGCCTGGCAGAATCGTTCGACGATCATCTGTCCAGCCTGCTAGACGAGCGGCAACCGCCGCGGAGTCAGTGGAAGGAGGTCTGGAACCTCATTCAGCCGCTGCTGCCCGCCGACCCGCCGCGAGGAGTCCGCTGGGGCGATCACCGCTGTTGTCGGTCGAACTGATCAACCGTGCTGTGCGGCGGCACCGGTTGCCAGGTGCCACATTTCATCGTTCCCGCATTCTGCGGTGATCTCGGCCGTCGCGTGAGCCGCGGCGAGGAAGTCGTTGACCAGCGGCGAGGTGCGCGACGCCGCCACCGCGAGGCACACCTGGTCGGGTGCCAGATCCGTGACGGGTACATAGCTGACTTCCGGGTGTGAGTAGAACACGGCTGCCGAACGGGCTAGGAACGAGATGCCCCGGCGGGCCGCGACATGTTCGAGCGTCTCGTCCACCCCACGCACCAGGTATCCGGCGTTGGGGTGTGGGCGCTTGGTGGGCTGTGTGCTTGTGTCGGGATGCCAGAGCAGCGGCTCGCCGGCCAGGTCGGCCTCGGTGATCTGCTTCTTGCCGGCGAATCGGTGGCCGGCGGGAAGCACTGCCACCCGCGGCTCGGTGTACAGCGGGGTGACGCGCAGGCCGGTCTCGTCGATGGGCAGCCGCACATAGCCGACGTCGATGCGGCCGTCGAGCAGCATCTCGGCCTGCTCGTCGGACTCGATCCGCTGCACATCCACGATCACGTCCGGGTGCCGGACGGCGAACTCCCGCACCGCCGCAGTGGCCGTAATGCCCGCGCGGAAGCCGACCATCAGCCGCTGGCTGCCGCGCGCGGCTGCGGTCACCCGGCGGCGGACCGCGTCTGCGGAGGCCAGCAGCGGGCCGGCGTCGGTCAACAACTGCCTGCCGGCGTCGGTCAGCGCCACGCCGTGGCTGTCCCTGATCAGCAGCGGGGCGCCAAGATCGTGTTCCAGCGCGCGGATCTGCCGGCTGAGCACCGGCTGTGCGATATGCAGGTCATCGGCAGCGCGGCCGAAGTGCAACCGGTCGGTGACGGCCACGAAGTAGCGCAACTTGCGCAGGTCCAGATCCATGGAGCCTCCCGTTCCGGCGATGCCTCCAGGGTATCGCAATCGCTGAAATAGGTCTTGGACACCTCGCTCAGGCCAGTGGCATGCTCGATAGGCACCTGATGGTCCGGAGCTAATTCGACACGAGAATTCGACATCGAGACTTCATAGCAGATCGCCA
Above is a window of Micromonospora coriariae DNA encoding:
- a CDS encoding LysR family transcriptional regulator, coding for MDLDLRKLRYFVAVTDRLHFGRAADDLHIAQPVLSRQIRALEHDLGAPLLIRDSHGVALTDAGRQLLTDAGPLLASADAVRRRVTAAARGSQRLMVGFRAGITATAAVREFAVRHPDVIVDVQRIESDEQAEMLLDGRIDVGYVRLPIDETGLRVTPLYTEPRVAVLPAGHRFAGKKQITEADLAGEPLLWHPDTSTQPTKRPHPNAGYLVRGVDETLEHVAARRGISFLARSAAVFYSHPEVSYVPVTDLAPDQVCLAVAASRTSPLVNDFLAAAHATAEITAECGNDEMWHLATGAAAQHG